One region of Saliniramus fredricksonii genomic DNA includes:
- a CDS encoding tripartite tricarboxylate transporter permease: MLAELPGAIGLFAGDLQLLGVVCLGVLLGVFVGAVPGLTATLAIALLLPFTFGMPALEAILLMTGIFVGGIYGGSATAIMVRVPGAPANTMTMLDGHEMLKQGKPELALGLATAASVFGGLVGGVLLILFAPQLARFSLEFQSPEIFALVVLALVAVAAVSQESLVKGLIATVIGLMISTIGIDLAGVPRYTFEVFRLYTGVPLIPLVIGLFALAEVLRRLEEPLSRPRQVAWISFWRIFAFVPVWRQVGWKLPIKSSLIGAVIGALPGAGAAMAAFLAYAEAKRSSPHPEKFGTGIPEGIVAPESANNAMTGGAFIPMLAFGIPGDSVTAVILGALVIQGIVPGPQLFTQAGDLVLPLMVGFLFAYLVLMVLGLLLLPWFARVAVIDHAVLFPMIAAVAVVAAYVSERSLFAMGAMVVIGIGAWLLQRLQFSLVPVLLGVILGPLLERNFRRALGISGGDPTILVSSWIAVLLLLTAALLAFYFAWIQPRQQRRRARERAASGASQEENDA; the protein is encoded by the coding sequence ATGCTGGCTGAACTGCCTGGCGCGATCGGCCTCTTCGCCGGCGATCTGCAATTGCTCGGTGTCGTCTGCCTCGGCGTTCTGCTGGGCGTTTTCGTGGGGGCCGTACCGGGGCTGACGGCCACGCTGGCCATCGCCTTGCTCCTGCCCTTCACCTTCGGCATGCCGGCCCTCGAGGCGATCCTGCTGATGACCGGGATTTTCGTTGGCGGCATCTATGGCGGCTCGGCGACGGCGATCATGGTGCGCGTGCCCGGTGCGCCAGCCAACACCATGACGATGCTCGATGGCCACGAGATGCTCAAGCAGGGAAAGCCCGAGCTGGCCCTCGGGCTGGCCACTGCCGCATCCGTCTTCGGCGGGCTGGTCGGGGGCGTCCTTCTGATTCTCTTTGCGCCACAGCTCGCGCGCTTCTCGCTGGAATTCCAGTCGCCCGAAATCTTCGCGCTGGTCGTCCTCGCACTCGTCGCCGTCGCGGCGGTCAGCCAGGAATCCCTGGTGAAGGGCCTGATCGCCACGGTGATCGGCCTGATGATCTCCACGATCGGCATCGATCTCGCGGGTGTGCCGCGCTACACTTTCGAGGTTTTTCGCCTCTATACCGGCGTGCCGCTGATCCCGCTGGTGATCGGTCTGTTCGCCCTCGCGGAGGTGCTGCGCCGGCTCGAAGAGCCGCTGTCGCGCCCCAGACAGGTGGCCTGGATTTCGTTTTGGCGGATCTTCGCCTTCGTGCCGGTCTGGCGCCAGGTCGGCTGGAAACTGCCGATCAAGTCCTCTCTGATCGGCGCCGTGATCGGTGCCCTGCCTGGTGCCGGTGCGGCCATGGCCGCCTTTCTCGCCTATGCCGAGGCGAAGCGGTCCTCGCCGCATCCGGAAAAGTTCGGCACGGGCATTCCAGAGGGCATCGTCGCGCCGGAATCGGCCAACAACGCCATGACCGGGGGCGCCTTCATCCCGATGCTGGCTTTCGGCATTCCCGGTGATTCGGTGACGGCGGTCATTCTGGGCGCGCTGGTCATCCAGGGGATCGTGCCCGGCCCGCAATTGTTCACGCAGGCCGGCGATCTCGTGCTGCCCTTGATGGTGGGTTTCCTCTTCGCCTATCTGGTGCTGATGGTGCTCGGCCTGCTGCTGTTGCCGTGGTTTGCCCGTGTCGCGGTGATCGATCACGCCGTTCTGTTTCCCATGATCGCAGCCGTTGCCGTGGTGGCCGCCTATGTGTCCGAACGCAGCCTCTTCGCCATGGGGGCCATGGTGGTGATCGGGATCGGCGCCTGGCTGTTGCAGCGCCTGCAATTCTCGCTGGTCCCCGTCCTGCTGGGCGTCATCCTGGGACCTTTGCTGGAGCGCAATTTCAGGCGGGCGCTGGGCATTTCGGGCGGCGACCCGACCATTCTCGTCAGCTCCTGGATCGCCGTATTGCTGCTGCTCACCGCCGCCCTGCTGGCTTTCTACTTCGCCTGGATCCAGCCGCGCCAGCAGCGCCGCAGGGCACGTGAGCGCGCGGCTTCGGGTGCATCGCAAGAGGAGAACGACGCATGA
- a CDS encoding SDR family NAD(P)-dependent oxidoreductase encodes MSGPMHGAAMHGGAMHGGAIARVVLVTGAASGIGAETARRIAAPDTAFVLHTRARRETLEAVASELAQAGSRCICVTGDLADPDTAPALARAAQDEYGRLDQVVSAAGYARRGALADTGADDLEAAWRAMTLGSFALAKAVMPLVAQSPWPRFVAVSSFGAAHYPQKGLFMASAAAKAGLESLIRTLASEHAARGIPVNAVAPGYTEKDGGHSSLSADAWEAIKADIPMRRLGRREEVAGLIAFLLGPLGGYVTGQVLHVDGGLTL; translated from the coding sequence ATGAGCGGGCCGATGCATGGCGCGGCGATGCATGGCGGGGCGATGCATGGCGGGGCGATCGCCCGCGTCGTGCTGGTCACGGGCGCGGCGAGCGGTATCGGCGCCGAAACCGCACGTCGGATCGCGGCGCCCGACACGGCCTTCGTGCTGCATACGCGTGCACGCCGCGAAACACTGGAGGCCGTTGCGAGCGAACTCGCTCAGGCGGGATCACGTTGCATCTGCGTCACCGGCGATCTCGCCGATCCGGACACCGCCCCCGCCCTCGCCCGGGCCGCGCAGGACGAATACGGCCGGCTCGATCAGGTGGTCAGTGCAGCCGGTTACGCGCGCCGCGGCGCGTTGGCGGATACGGGGGCCGATGATCTCGAAGCCGCCTGGCGGGCCATGACGCTCGGCAGCTTCGCCCTGGCCAAGGCGGTGATGCCGCTCGTGGCGCAATCGCCCTGGCCGCGTTTCGTCGCGGTCAGTTCCTTCGGTGCGGCGCATTATCCGCAGAAAGGCCTGTTCATGGCCAGCGCCGCCGCCAAGGCCGGGCTCGAATCGCTGATCCGCACCCTCGCTTCCGAACATGCCGCGCGCGGCATCCCGGTCAATGCGGTCGCGCCGGGCTATACCGAGAAGGATGGCGGCCATTCCTCGCTGAGCGCTGATGCCTGGGAGGCGATCAAGGCCGATATTCCGATGCGCCGGCTCGGGCGTCGCGAGGAGGTGGCCGGCCTGATCGCCTTTCTCCTCGGGCCCCTTGGCGGCTACGTCACCGGCCAGGTGCTGCATGTGGATGGCGGGCTGACCTTGTGA
- a CDS encoding DUF898 family protein — MTAAPGRRVGDPQAAGPGAPCPAPASPPMPVAAIPARPGATIRDAHEPPVAASAGAQENVAFTGTRAAFAGLLARGSLLTLPTLGLYRFWLITDIRRHLWGNTVIAGEPLEYAGRGGELLRGFLIGMAVLIPINLLLTLLGLTSFGSSVSLAGPTFFGLMVLQQFAQFRTFAYRITRSRYRGIAGSLDAQFAGYFMRRIGWDSAAILSLGLAIPFRRASLDRYLIGGCRIGDQKAQFSGTGWSLAWRVYLGWMITALVWLVIGILSVPLLASLITAAAPDLRELREVMTGPALAIIPTLVVGFTFYAVYIAIWHRWRLNHLSFGTTRFVSALRARQVVGCYLRFGAGMLLLLFLIMVLLGIIALFLTQHFPEETRALFGTSEEPSTFSAVLTVAGILVVLTLIGAMRRYFVERGVWVAVMSTLSVTQPQALIERLRYCEPASAGAGEGLADAFSLGP; from the coding sequence ATGACGGCCGCGCCAGGCCGCCGCGTCGGCGATCCCCAGGCCGCCGGACCCGGCGCGCCATGCCCTGCGCCGGCATCGCCCCCGATGCCCGTCGCGGCGATACCGGCACGACCCGGTGCGACCATTCGCGATGCGCATGAGCCGCCCGTGGCCGCGAGCGCCGGCGCGCAGGAGAACGTCGCGTTCACCGGGACCCGCGCGGCCTTCGCCGGCCTGCTCGCGCGCGGGAGCCTGCTGACGCTGCCGACGCTCGGGCTGTATCGTTTCTGGCTGATCACGGATATCCGGCGCCATCTCTGGGGAAACACCGTCATTGCCGGCGAGCCGCTCGAATATGCCGGTCGCGGGGGTGAATTGCTGCGCGGCTTCCTGATCGGCATGGCCGTGCTGATCCCCATCAATCTGCTGCTGACGCTTTTGGGGCTGACATCCTTCGGCAGCTCCGTCTCATTGGCGGGGCCAACCTTTTTCGGGCTGATGGTCCTGCAGCAATTCGCCCAGTTCCGCACTTTCGCCTATCGCATCACGCGCAGCCGCTATCGCGGCATTGCCGGTTCGCTCGATGCCCAATTCGCCGGCTATTTCATGCGCCGCATCGGCTGGGATTCGGCAGCCATCCTCAGCCTCGGCCTCGCCATCCCGTTTCGCCGCGCTTCCCTCGACCGTTACCTGATCGGCGGATGCCGGATCGGGGACCAGAAGGCGCAGTTTTCCGGCACGGGCTGGAGCCTGGCATGGCGGGTCTATCTCGGCTGGATGATCACGGCGCTGGTCTGGCTGGTGATCGGTATCCTGAGCGTGCCCCTTCTGGCCTCCCTGATCACGGCCGCCGCTCCCGACTTGCGGGAGTTGCGCGAGGTCATGACGGGGCCAGCGCTCGCGATCATCCCAACGTTGGTGGTCGGCTTCACCTTCTATGCGGTTTATATCGCGATCTGGCATCGCTGGCGGCTCAATCACCTGTCCTTCGGCACGACGCGTTTCGTCTCCGCGCTGCGGGCGCGGCAGGTCGTCGGCTGCTATCTGCGCTTCGGCGCGGGCATGCTGCTCCTGCTCTTTCTCATCATGGTGCTGTTAGGAATAATCGCCCTCTTCCTGACGCAGCATTTTCCCGAGGAGACCCGTGCCCTGTTCGGCACCTCGGAGGAGCCGAGCACGTTTTCCGCAGTTCTCACAGTCGCCGGCATTCTCGTGGTGCTCACGCTGATCGGCGCCATGCGGCGCTATTTCGTCGAACGCGGGGTCTGGGTCGCGGTGATGAGCACGCTGAGCGTGACGCAGCCGCAGGCACTCATCGAACGCCTCCGCTATTGCGAGCCGGCCTCGGCGGGCGCCGGAGAGGGGTTGGCCGATGCCTTCTCACTCGGCCCATGA
- a CDS encoding M48 family metallopeptidase produces MPSHSAHEPQCGAGEALPGCYFDGVHAQKQAVMLQLTPDGIGFITQQGEPVFWPSREIHRPSGPDDRLILACGEGGARVHIHDQVARRAVLQHIGARGGWRGGAGEHRRLVFWLIAATVSIMASIVFLIPALADRIAPLVPARAEIRLGEMVDRALRERFDLVTCESEGGDAALAQLTARLTALHDLHVDPQVGVVARDQVNAVALPGGQIYVFAGLLKHVDGPDALAGVIAHEIGHVAHRDGLRNLIRAGGTGFLMGLFFGDFIGGGVMAGLAQASLMASHSRQQELAADRFAAQSLRALGRPTHPFAGFLLDLGAQDDGLFATHPMGEQREGAVRALGETAPVRRSPRAEAATAPLLADAQWSDLRAICDGGAQPGAGADVP; encoded by the coding sequence ATGCCTTCTCACTCGGCCCATGAGCCGCAATGCGGCGCTGGGGAGGCGCTGCCGGGCTGCTATTTTGACGGCGTGCATGCACAGAAGCAGGCAGTGATGCTGCAGCTCACGCCCGACGGCATCGGCTTCATCACGCAGCAGGGCGAGCCGGTATTCTGGCCGAGCCGGGAGATCCACCGCCCTTCCGGTCCCGATGACCGGCTGATTCTGGCCTGCGGCGAGGGGGGCGCACGTGTGCATATCCATGATCAGGTGGCGCGCCGGGCCGTGTTGCAGCATATCGGTGCGCGCGGCGGATGGCGGGGCGGCGCCGGTGAACACCGCCGGCTGGTCTTCTGGCTGATCGCCGCGACGGTGTCGATCATGGCCTCGATCGTCTTCCTGATCCCGGCTCTTGCCGACCGGATCGCGCCGCTGGTCCCAGCCCGGGCCGAGATCCGTCTCGGTGAGATGGTCGACCGGGCGCTGCGCGAGCGGTTCGATCTGGTGACCTGCGAGAGCGAAGGGGGCGACGCGGCCCTCGCGCAGCTGACCGCGCGGTTGACGGCGCTGCATGATCTGCATGTCGATCCGCAGGTCGGCGTCGTCGCGCGCGACCAGGTCAATGCGGTGGCTCTGCCGGGCGGGCAGATCTACGTGTTCGCGGGCTTGCTGAAACACGTCGACGGCCCCGATGCGCTGGCGGGTGTCATCGCCCACGAGATCGGCCATGTGGCGCATCGCGACGGTCTGCGCAATCTCATCCGCGCGGGCGGGACGGGCTTTCTGATGGGCTTGTTCTTCGGCGATTTCATCGGTGGCGGCGTCATGGCCGGGCTTGCGCAGGCGAGCCTGATGGCGTCACATTCGCGCCAGCAGGAGCTTGCGGCGGATCGCTTCGCCGCGCAGAGCCTGCGGGCGCTGGGGCGCCCCACCCATCCCTTCGCCGGCTTCCTGCTCGATCTCGGCGCGCAGGATGACGGGCTCTTCGCCACCCATCCGATGGGAGAGCAGCGCGAAGGCGCCGTCAGGGCTCTCGGGGAAACCGCACCGGTACGGCGATCGCCGCGCGCGGAAGCGGCAACGGCGCCGCTGCTCGCCGATGCGCAATGGTCTGATCTGCGCGCGATCTGTGATGGCGGAGCACAACCGGGTGCCGGTGCGGATGTTCCCTGA